The Nicotiana tabacum cultivar K326 chromosome 14, ASM71507v2, whole genome shotgun sequence genome contains a region encoding:
- the LOC107784611 gene encoding uncharacterized protein LOC107784611: protein MDNAAILKLSSLKCVGKVLRIVELCFVLLLLLWISTRLPFAVKISGEYFRQLVDVILSPCFIFILCNFIVLTLLLKSGGRLSGDYSSTFRNVDETELYDSFLENTEFSSNFSSEKEDLEIVYEDKQMIFEKSSVKNEESRGSDEEAETIKINAMESKGPMRRTQSENLDRKSVEEICVKFQRSETEKRLKVENSGEVSPSTETAYGVDELSNEEFQKAIEKFIAKQVKFHQQEKLAIVLHSQA, encoded by the coding sequence ATGGATAATGCAGCGATTCTAAAACTCAGCAGTCTCAAATGCGTTGGGAAAGTTTTACGCATTGTTGAGTTGTGCTTTGTGCTTCTTCTGTTGTTATGGATCTCCACTCGCTTGCCTTTCGCGGTGAAAATCTCCGGTGAGTATTTCCGTCAACTCGTCGATGTAATACTTAGTCCTTGCTTCATCTTCATCCTATGCAACTTCATCGTCCTCACTCTCCTATTGAAGTCCGGCGGCCGCCTCTCCGGCGACTACTCTTCCACATTCCGCAATGTCGATGAAACTGAACTCTACGACTCGTTTCTAGAAAATACCGAGTTTTCGTCTAATTTCTCGTCCGAAAAGGAAGATCTAGAGATTGTGTACGAAGATAAACAGATGATATTTGAAAAGAGCTCAGTGAAAAATGAGGAGTCACGTGGTTCCGACGAAGAAGCGGAAACGATTAAAATTAATGCAATGGAATCAAAAGGTCCGATGAGGAGAACGCAGTCGGAGAATCTGGATAGGAAAAGTGTAGAGGAAATTTGCGTAAAGTTTCAGAGATCGGAGACAGAGAAGCGCCTGAAAGttgaaaattccggcgaggtatCGCCGTCAACGGAGACGGCGTATGGAGTTGACGAATTAAGTAATGAGGAGTTTCAGAAGGCTATAGAAAAGTTTATTGCTAAGCAAGTCAAGTTTCATCAACAAGAGAAGTTGGCTATTGTCCTTCATAGCCAAGCCTAG